The Neurospora crassa OR74A linkage group V, whole genome shotgun sequence sequence GGATCGAGGCTACTTGTCAGGAACCGATGCCGATCCTCGGCAGCGGAACGTGCTGAAGAAGCGTGAGAGCAAGGCCCCTGCTCTCGCGGAATCGCCAAAGACGAGCTACACGGAAGAGCAGCGTGTGCGGAGCGCCACAACTCTTTCTCGACAGTCACGGTTAGGCAGCATTGATTCCTCCCGTGAAGCAGTTGGCATCTTGCCTGCTGCACAGAAATACTACGGGCTGGTTAGGCGCACAGCTTCCACGGCTACCATGGAGTCAGCTCGTCTCTCCATCGAACGCAACCACCCTACGGTTACCAAACTCGAGGGATCGCCGGAGCAAAGCAGGTCCTCTCCCAGATCGGCTCTCAAACGCCTGAGCCAAGTCAACCACCCGGACTTTAATATGGCCGGCATGCTAAAGAACGGCTTCGGCGGGCTACGAGCCGCCTCAGACGCGATCACGGGTACCGAACGAGCAAAAGTGGCGTCACCAGTGGACACGCCGTCCAAAGACTCGTCTATCTATTCGCCCACACGCACCGGCTCAACCACGCCCTCGGCCGGCCGAAGTTTGGATCTCGACCAGGAGACTGCCAAGAGTTTGAGCACCGTGGCAACCGCGGCCTCTGCCGCGAAACAAGCAGCAAACCggaagaagaccaagaaggagaCAAGTGCTTATACGCGTGGTTTACAAAAGATCGGCCCACGAGAATCGATCAAGGATGCGGACTACAGTGgatggatgaagaagaggagtgcCAACCTGATGACCACATGGAAGCCGCGACTCTTTGTCCTGAAGGGTAGACGCTTggcttactattattctgAAGACGACCAAGAGGAGAAAGGCTTAATTGACATTTCCTTCCATCGGGTACTTCCGGCGGACAATGAGCGCTTGACTGGCTTCCATGCGACGCTTATGGGGGCTAGTACCTCCCCAGCAATCCCGGCTGGAAGCCATGTCCAGACGCTCGCAGACGCGGATGCAGAGCGGGATCCAACGGAAGAGGGGGATCAGATGTTCATCTTCAAGCTTGTTCCACCACGAGCCGGTCTCTCGCGAGCAGTGAACTTCACAAAGCCTACAGTACACTACTTTGCAGTACCCAACATCAAGCAGGGTCGCCTGTGGATGGCAGCTCTCATGAAGGCGACTATTGATCGCGATGATACCCAAGCAGTCACGACGACATACCAGCAGAAAACTATCTCGCTCACCAAGGCGCGCCAGATGCTTCACAGACCACCAGCATTGATGAATTTGGTGGAGGCCAGTGAAGACAATGCTGGTGACGACAAAAGGGGGCCCGCAAAGGAGCAAAATGGCCTAGGTATTAGCTACAACGAGGCGGACAGCGGAGTTGCTGGGTTTGAGAAGCTGGGACTTTCTCACATTGATGAAGGTGGATTGGGATTTGATGAGAAGGATGGATCGGTTCCTCAGAGCGCTTAGGCGATTTTAAGGAACCCCCAATCCGAGGCCTATCGATGTGTGATCTGGCTACGTTACCACACCTTCGGCCTTGCATTACGTCCAGCATTCACATGGAAGGAGGCGATCTCAACCCCTTTGTCTTTTTTGTTCTTTATCTTCTCGTTTtgattttcttttatttattttttggGTTCGTTGATGAAAATCACCATTCAAGACGTACATCCTAATGTGCCATGTATTTCAAGAGCAattgggaagggaaaggaacgGAACGGGGCGCATCTGGTACACTATGTTATGCTGCCCGAGGCTTAGTGAGGCAATGGCAGGTAGCGAAAGGATTAGTATAAGAGATACTGAGTCGTGTTTTTGTACCCAGAACAAATGGCGATTGGAAGTCTTTCATCATTCGCTGTTCTCATGGGCCTGCGTGAGTGTTCAGCTACGAGTGCGCGATTGAAACGAAATCGACGTGGTGTATTGTATTTGTATTGTATGTACGTGTATGTAAGTTACTTTTTGGCTTGAGGTGGAGGTGTGAAGGTTGCCGGAAGATGCCGCGTCGCGCAGTGTCCCCAGAAAAAAGTCGCGTCAGTGCCAGAGTTAGGCCTGCCAGGCCCGCAGTAACAGCTCGCACTTTGCTTTGTTGGAGCTTCCCAAGATCAACATTTCAGGTTGCCCGCACTACACTATAACACCTAACCAAACCCACGTTCATCGCCACAACCACTTACCTCGCGACCGGCGtccgagaaaaaaaaaggcatcATCACAAACAGAGGTGGACAAAATCATCCCATCCAGCGCGCCCTATCATTGGCGCCTCTGACGAATCATAACGGTTCGGAGCAACCTGGGATAGTCTGATTGTGGTCGAACTTCCAGCGAAGGAAGACAACAAAGCGACTCGcccaacaacatcaaaaAGACAACCTCCAGAGGTCCGGTATTGACGCCTTCGTGGCAGCGACAACATATCTGGCATCTTGATCCCATTATCTGCACCAGGGACATAAGCCTCAACCGGTGGGAGCTCATCGCCCAACCTCGACGGTCGACCAACTTCAACGAACGACTTCTGCCGGCCCGCCCCTTCTCCGCGCCGACGATCATCCTCGTCAACATGACCTTCTCGGGCAGAGGAACGCTGATTTCCAGCACCAATTCTTTCAATCCTTCCGGGTCGCCTTTCGCTTCAACTCCACAAAAGCCCTTGTTTGCTCAGCAGCGCGCGCAGAAACGGTCCGGCGCACCATCTACCAGAGGACCGCTCCAGCCCTCGAAACTTGGCCAGGCAGTCATGTACaacgacgatgaagatgagagGGAGCCGAACCAGCAGGAAACCAAGGCTAACCGGTCAGGCACATTTGGCCTGCCATTCGACGACACCTACGATTTGGACGACAGCTCCATCTTGATGAGCGGCGCACCTGGCGGCGACCTGGAAATGCGCGATGACGACTCCGATCTGATGATGCTCAACACCCCAGCTGCAACGGAGCGCGTCCGGAAGGAAGCCGCGGGTATCTTCCGCGCTTCTGTTGCGCAGTCTGGACCCCGAATACGCGATCTCAGATTCGCTGCCCTCGCCAAGGACGTCTATACACACATGGGCACTGCTTCCCTCCTCGAGCCCGGAGAGCTTATTGTGAATACCGAAAGGCTTATTACGCGTCTGTATGACGAGGGTGtcggcgaagaagaggacgaggagaagCTGGACGAGGCGCTCGCGCATGTTGCTGGTGAACTTACTGATCTCTGGAAGAGAGCCATTAGCGACTTCCCCCAGCCCGACGAGGAGCACACGGTGGAGATCGGACCCGGTCCCAACACCTCTCCACTCGAGAAAGCGACTTACCTGGCCAACCTGGCGCTACATGTCCACCACGAACGATATGAAGACAACACGGGACGTACTAGGCCTACGCCCTTGCCTGAGACACTGTTCAAGTGGCTGGACGAATACCACAACGTTTATAGTGGCCAAACGGAAGAAATCCTACGATATAAGCCGAGTCCGGCGTCTCATGCTCTCTTTTGGCAGGCTATCTTTGTCGCCCTTCTTAGGGGTAAGGTGGATGATGCGGCCAAGCTGCTCAGACAAGCCGGGTGGGACAAAGTGCGGAAAGACAACGGCGAAAACAAGTACATAAACCGTGCCCTAGAAAGTGTGCAGCTTGCCACGGCTGAAACAGTTGCCATGTTGGAGAACTGCCCCGGTTATAATGAGGACTGGGACATATGGAACAGCGACTGGACCCTATGGCGTGTTCGGACTCGGGGTGCACTCGATCACCTCAGACGCTTCGCCGAGGGCCGCGATACCATGCTAGGCGACTCTACATTCTCCGATTTCTCGGCCTCCGTTACTTCGACGCGGAATCGCGAGTCTATGGCCGGTCTGGCGAGACGGGCCGAGTCTCAGGTCCCATGGGAAATCTACGAAAAGCTGAATATCATCTTCGACATTGTCTTGGGGTCAAAGAATGCCATCCTCGATGCTGCGCAAGACTGGTGCGAGGCTACGATCGGTCTTACTGCCTGGTGGGATGACAGGAGAGCCGATAAGTTTGGGAACCCGCTCTCCATGGCCCGCTCACAAGCCCTTACATTGGCCTCACAGTCAGCGACTACGGACAGTTACTTGGATAGGCTGAACAATGCCTTCCATGTGGCCGTTGAGGAGGATTTCTACTTGAACCCCCACAATCCCGTAGAGGTGGGAATTGCGTGCATTTTCGAGGACAATGTCAAGGGTCTCATCGGTCTACTTCGTGGCTGGTCGCTTCCGATCGCCTCTGCGGTCGCCGAGATTGCTTCATTGGGCGGATGGCTTCCACAGCACCAGCCAGGAGCCTTCTTCATGGAGGGCCTCGATCAGGATGATCTGGATGTGCTTGGGGTCGACCCCACTGCGCCGGATGAAATCGATGGAATCAAGGACAGCACGCTTATTCAGTACGCGCAGAAGTTgaccgatgacgaggatATCGGAACGATCGCGGACCATTTGGGGGAGTCTCGGGACGGCTGGGAGCTAGCCATTCATGTGCTGGGTCGTATGGACTCGCAAGAGCGTTCCGAGGAAATGATTGGAATCCTGGTCAGGCATATTGTCGACAGTTTGCACGTGGACTCGAACGAAGTGGTGGACAAGACTTGGTCACTCTTAAACGAACTTGGCATGATCCCTTATGCCGAAGAGGTGGTGGAAGTAAGTACTACGTCTCAGGGCACACAGAAGGACTATATCCGCTAATCATTCGCTTAGACATATGCTGAAATTCTTGCTCGCGACTCTCACCGTTATGGCGAAGCGATGTGGTACTTTGCTCTGGCACACAAACCGCACAAGGTTCGTGAGGTTATGAATCTCCTCATCTCATACTCCCTCATCCAGTCAACAGCTTTCCCACCAAACGAAGAGCTCGACGATTGGCTTCACCGCCTCCTTAATGAGCGCAACGAAACTCTCGAGCAGTGTGCCAAACAAGATCTTGAGGCTGCCGAGCTCCTCGGCAAGATGCTCAGTGGGTACGCCTCACTCCGCCAGTACTTCGTTATCCGTGACGACGAAGCCGTCCTTCCCAACGCCACCCCTTACGCACGCAAGCAGCAGGCCGCCACCGCACTGGTCAACGTCATCGCTAGCTCCGACGATAACATTCGGGGCGGCCTTCTCGACCCGACGCGTGATGGCATCGTCAGCGAGGACTTCTTGCTCGCTCTCCTCGGCGAAGCTCTCGCCTTCGTCACCAACCCAGACAACACCAACGTCCACCTCGGCCAGCAGGCCCTCCCTATCCTCAACCTCGATCAGATCGACATTATCCTGAAGGCCGTCGAGGATCTCCAGGCTGTCAGCGACCGGGTCCGCAACACGTGCGAGGAGTTCCTGCAGATCGTGCTTGCTTCAGCGCCCGGCGGTCTCAAGGGAACCACCCCCGCCGACCTTCTCAAGAAGAATGCCAGCGGCAGCCTCGTGCTGGCGGGTAGCACCATGGTGGCGACCCAACTGAAGAACTCGCTCAGCGGCGGGCTGGTCGGCAGTGGTGCCAAGATGAACCCCGTCAAGCGCGGCTGGGACTGGAGGGCGGACATGCCGGCTAAGACTACCGGCGACGACGTCATGCAGAGGTTGAGGCTGGGCGTGGCGAAAGATCTGGCGGGATTGTGGCTAGCTGATGCGGATAATGCGCTGTGGTAGGAGTTTTGCTAGAGAGTGTACTGTGGATGGGTATGGTAATTGACGTTTCTATGTTGGCTATTCCTTGTAAGGCAGCGAGATGATAGAAGCGGACAATGCTTCGAATTAGGTGGAAGAACAAACCAAATATAAGTGTGATCGAGCAATGTGATTCTTCTCGACTCATCGACGAAGGTTGGCCAAGTCAATTAATGTGTACGGATATGAGAAAGTGGCAGTTGATCAGTGATTACCAAAAACGTTCAATTGATTCTCACCAGTGTTGTGTGAAGTGTTTGTTGCTCTATATGACAACCATGAAAGTAGAGCATGGGACTAACGGATGCTGTGTATATACATCGTGGAACAGTGCCTCCATACCGACCTACCAGTACATGACGCCATGCTAACCCTGACATCCAGATTCACTACATCACAACTCGCCGCACCCAAGTAACAGTTACTACACTCATATTGCCTTTGTTTAACATTGCTCAAGTGGGTTCAAGCGTCGGCTGGGGTGTTTCCACATACCATATAGGTAAACCGGCTACCAAGTTGTGTAAAGGAAGTCCATTTTCTGTCCCTTGATAAGTAgccttcatcctcctcctccgataTACAGAAAGCTAATAATACAACGGATCCTCGCCCTTGGCAATAGCCTCGGCCACGAGCTCGTTGTAGTGAGCCAGCAGCAGATCGTATTCCTCCTGGAGCTCGCCCTTGGTGCGACCAAATTCGCGGACGGCGGCGTAGTAGACGTTGGCGAGAGCGTGGCAGGTGGAGCCGTAGCCGTGGGTGTCGCACTGGTAGTAGAGACTATGTAGTTGGTTGAGGGTTGGATTAGCTATCTGTTTTATCAAATCTACtcacggaggaggatgtgaAGAGAGATGGAGACCGTTGACGGGTAAAAAGGGagaagggtaggtaggtaagcaaGGGGAAGGATGAGACAAGAGGAATAAAACGAGggaggaaaagagagagagagagaaagagagagaaaaaaaaaaagggacaTACTCAGTCTTAAAGTTTCCATCAATCTTcaacttattattatccgtAAACCTCGACTGAGCCTTGTAGTTGCGATACCCGAAATCATGACGATTGCAAGCAGGCGAAAAGGGGAATCCCAACGGGTTATCGGGCGAGTAGCTGCAGCTGTCTGAGGACCAGTCCAGTGTCGCCGGGCTTCTGGCGTTGCGATAGGCAGTAAATTGCGGGAGCGTGATCCTAAAAAGGTATCGGTCCGTCGTCTGCTGGATGGTTTCGGCGCGGCGGAAGAGGGAGTCGGCGCCGGTACTGTCGCTTTCGCTGCCGGTCCAGGCCCATGCGGCCGTCGGcaggagagaggagagggcgAGGGCAGAGAAGAACTTCATCTTGATGgtagatgaagatgaggaaccAGGTAGAACCGTGGATTGCTGAAGTGCTGGCAcatagaagagaaggattCCTTTTATTCTCAACTGGGCCAGACGGCCCGGTCCTTATACCTCCCTTCTCGGTGcctctcccccccccccccccccccccccccccccccttccctctctctGTGCGGGCTCTCGACGTCGAAGTTAGCATGTAAGGTGTCGATCGACGAGTCAAacacacaccacacacacacacacacttgACATGAACCACGATgtttcccctcttcctcccagaGCGGTTATGTGATATACTATCCCATCATCACGGATTGTAACCTGCCTTAATGGGCAATGATGCCCGTCACTTGTCGGCCGTTTAAGAAAATGCGGTGCGGATGTGTGGTGGACGTTTTGTTTGGCGTGCTTGTAGGCTTACATTTTATTCGTGGGCGAAGAGTATATGCATTCTTCACACCCTCTGGTAGTCTTCCACTCTGTTTTACCAGACCCGAAAGAGCAAGAGGGTAGCATGAGAGAGGGGAATGGTAACCTGACATGGCTTCTTTAGTTGAAGATGGGTATAACAGGAAGAGCTACAAGGTCATCTGTGACTAAGATTTATAAGTAGTGGTTCAAGTTGGAGCTTTGATTGGTTGTTTCCTTACCATTCTGCTCAAGAAAATGCTAGAAAATCTTGAGAATGGTACAGAGAAATTTTGGTAGTTGACCGTGATTGGAGGTTGACGGTGGAGAGGAGCCATGGACGCAACCGCCCGGCAGATGTTAACCTCCAGGAGCCTTGTTGAGACCAAGACCGTCGATCCGGAGGACACTACCTAATTGAAGCCCTTTAACGCCATGCCCTTGCCCCGAATCCCCTCACGGCGGAGCTCACTCTTTCACAAAAGCGGAAAGAAGACAAGaatcctttcttttcccaaCTTACACCAACAACATACGAAAGTTATAAGCCGATGTGTACTGAGAATGGGCCTTTGGGGGTTGGAAGAGCCTAGAAGTCCCACCGGTATCGGTATCGGTGTCTGACCCAGTCATCACACAGCATTGCGTACGTTTTCTCATATGTAGCTTGGGGAGGTGAGAACAGAAAGAAACTGCGAACGGATACTAGTTACTACTACAGTATCCATGCAAGGCACGTAGGTTTCATCACGTCTTGGCATCCACAGTCGATCCTCTTTCAGCAAGATGGGGTTACATTCCCGGTGATTCAAGAGCCAAGACGTTGGGAACTTGCTTGGACTGGGATAGGACCAGCCGTTACTGGTGGGTAAGGTAGGAGAGGAGGCCGGAAGAATTGTTGAGTTGTGCCGGTTACAACATAAGCGGTAGGTATATCTGTGGGGTTGGTCGGGTGACGGGTGATGGATACTTGACGATGGATAAATCAAGCCGAGTTCTGTTCGCGGACTGCAAGATACCACGCCGGTAGACCAAGTATCAGAGAACCGCCTCTAGTGGCGGTGGAAAGATCATGTCGTTATGTACAAGCAATGGCGATGCTCTGAAACCAAGCCACACATATGCTGCAATCTAATCAGCACTTTGAGTGTCTTCTGAATGGAGGTGTTTGGATTGAAGCGGCGGCGAAATTAAAGCGCCGACTGACTTTGACCCTGGGAGGATGAAGTGAGGAACTTGATCGTTTGCGGACAAGCGCCAGTCATTGTTACCAGCCAAAAGTGCAATGTAAAATGGCATGGCCCATGAAACGGGACAGCATTGTGGATTGATGAGAAAATGAACGTAAGACAAAGTTTGTAGGGAGAAACTCGTGTGTGAAGTGTACCCGTAGGTGAGCGTTGTCTGTGTCTATAATGAGGATAGAGAGCGGCCTTTCGTCACCCTTTCCAGTTGAATTCAGTCCATCGAGGTTTACAGCAGTCCTAAGATATGCTCACACTTAAGGAATCGCGAAGTTGGGTGAGGAGCCCCTTGATAAGGGAAGAAGCACAGGGCCATCTGTTTTGGCTGATGTCCTTAGTGTGAGGAAGTCCGAAGCAGCTCCGGCTTCGGGCCCCGAAGGGGTTATCGAAAGATAAGAAATGGGGTGGATATATTCAGTTGCCGTCCGGCAACCTGCTCCATTCGTGGACTGACTGCGAAGGAAGATGCCTCGGTGGGCCAAGCGATCCTCCGACACCTTAGCATATTCAATTCGCGGATTTAACTACAGGACGCAAGGATACGATTTTGAACTTATTCGTTGGACATatgttttatttatactttgcCTGGTATTCAGGTTCAAGATTTCCGGCTTTGAAACGAGCCCACAGCCCGATTCGCCGACCGGTCATGACCCAGCCAGCCGTTCCAAGACGGCCACCACATCTGTATGTAAATCATAATCTATTCCGCACCTAATACCATGACCACGGTAAGCTACCCCTCGGCTgacctctttcctcctccgcgCGAAGAGACTGAGAACCGCGTGCATAGAACAGCGAGCAAAAGAAGATGAACCAGGTCCATTGACGCCGTGCAGAGATGATGCTGCAAAACCCCGTTGCTCCAATGTGTTGCCGGATGTGAGCGCTCCCCCAAGCGCCAATCCTCAAAATGAAGAATTCCCGACCAAATATCAAACGCCCGCCTGAAGAGGTAAAAAAAGCAATGCAAAAGCAAGAGTTGCCAGCAAAGGGTGGGTGGCTGATGATGAGTGGCATCGCCCGAAACTCTCGGGTGAATGTTGCCACCCTGCTTGCCCAGCGTCACCGTCGAGGGGGGCAAGGAACCTAACGGCTGCCGTACGCTGGTTCGTCGCCATCTTCGTTGCTCATTTAAACCGTTCGATGGTATCGCCGGTACCGGTGATCGAATCGTGATAGTTTGCCACCGCTTCTCGTTGCGGCAAATTGTTGCTGTCTATCCGTTCAGATAGATTATCTGACGATATACTGAGCTCGGACCCAACGATAGAAGACGAGTGAAGAAGTTGCCCTTGACAACTTTGACGCTGACGCCGACGCTGGCGCAGATGAGGCCGTCCATTATACGCCTCTGATGACCCGCGTCCGCTCCTTTTCGAGCTGCAGGGCATTCGCCTCGAACGCTTCCTTCTTGCACTGATGATGGGAAGAGCGCTCATGTCAGCACGGAATTCCTCTGTAAGCAAGACGTCTGATAGCCCTGCGAGCTACCACTTTGCCTTGTTAGTACTTACATCTTCGAGGTTCTTGCACTTGTGGCTCTCTAATAGTCGGTGCTTGCTGCAATAGTGACCGTCGCAGAAAGTACAATCGCCTGTGATGGGTGCTGCGGGAAGCCTGCACTCGGTGAGCGAGCACTTGAGTCTCCTGGGGGCAGGCATGTTGTCGCAGGTGGTTTTTTCGAGTTTAGTGTGGAGGTTGGATAACGTGAAGACGATGTTTTGGGTGGAGGTTGTGGAATTagcgaggaggaaagagcagCGTCTCTTAAGGTGAGTTCTAGTGTGCGTTTTCAAGTTGCACCCTAGAGATCCTGAGGATAAGATGAGTGGATGGTGGGTGACAAATCGATCAGTAGGTAGGCGGCTTATGAGACGAAAGGCAGTGATTCAGGAAGAGGATTGAACGATAAGAGGGTCGAGGTCGGCGGGATGGGATGCTTATAAACAGAGCCGGTGGAGGTGACAAGGCTCACGTGGTGTGATGTTTGGGGACAAGCAAAGGGATAGGCAGCCAAGTGGCAGATTAACTTGGGCTAGTTTCGCGAGACTCTTGTTACAAGTGGAAATGGCTGGAAAGTGTTGGACCTCGTTGGCCAGGGGGTATGTAGTCGAGTGAGGATGATTAAGTACAAGATTTGTAGGTGAGGTAGCTGGTGGCCCGACTCGGACGTGATGTGTGACCAGTGTAAGTGACAAGGGAGCTACAAGTGACCCGAGAGGTGACAAGGTCGTCCATGAGGACGGTGCGCAGTGTGCAGGAGGGAGGCGGTAGAGCGGCAGAGCGGTAGATCTAGCCTACCTGCTGGcctggcatggcatggcatagcatagcatggcatggcatatGCTGGCAAGGTCTGGGGCTGACATCTTGACCCATCGAGAACAGCACGGCCATCGTGGGCGTGTCGATGACGGCACGGCCGCACGGGAGGCAATGCTGGGGCCGACAAGCAGGGCCCAATTGGTGTTCTGGTTGCGAAGCCCCGCTAGCACCATACCCAAGGCTCCCTTGTCCGTCGTTGTTGGCGCCGGGAATTGGAAGGGATTGGATCGACGGAAAGTGGTGCCAGTGACTCCAAGCGACTTGAAGCGACTCCGTACAAGCCGAGGACCCACGAAGACGATGAGGTTGGTGGATGAGCTCAGGAGAAAGCTCCCAAAGGACCAGGCCATCAGGCGAGTTGTCAGGAATGGAACTCGACAGGCCTGCCGAGAACAGTCAAGGAGCAGCGAGAACCTGCGCCGTTTAGAGCTCAACTTTTCCATCACATCGATCAGTCACCACCTGATACCTAGTGAAAGAGTCCGTCACGGGCGCCAGTCCAGATTCTCCCATCACGACGGTTGGGGGGTTGAAACTCTATGCAGTGACCAACAACCAACCTTTTCGATACCCGGACACCAttgtctttgttgttgttgttgtgacTTGTGAGTGAGGTTTTGAGTGGCACTCGGCAAGCCGCCTTCCTGGTAATGAATGCATCACAACTGGATCATCAATCACTCTTGGTAGGGCATCGCCTGCAGGCAGCTACGGACATGCGTAATCATGCGCGTCCGGCAGCGCAGCGGGCCCGGGCCTTGGATGGACAAGACACCAGACACACAGGACGACAGTTGGTCTTGCATCCCATCCATCACACCCAAGGATCAGGTCGATAAGCTACACTACTAGCGTACCT is a genomic window containing:
- a CDS encoding secretory phospholipase A2, with the protein product MKFFSALALSSLLPTAAWAWTGSESDSTGADSLFRRAETIQQTTDRYLFRITLPQFTAYRNARSPATLDWSSDSCSYSPDNPLGFPFSPACNRHDFGYRNYKAQSRFTDNNKLKIDGNFKTDLYYQCDTHGYGSTCHALANVYYAAVREFGRTKGELQEEYDLLLAHYNELVAEAIAKGEDPLYY
- a CDS encoding polarized growth protein Boi2 encodes the protein MAAPGSNKPEVGDILVVIHDFQARSSDELSLTKGDRVELIERDDEFGDGWFLGKHLANGNSGLFPEVYTRPAPKPHSSSPSLQKPVLAPLAEIVNEQTANSTYSYGNFNKIGKSADETLPLSSFKPASAPDGPAHSFLSSSLPIGGIGRPGADSHVLHETLNVIDEHITDLNSPQSNGALRNTGDSGSEYSSHIGNRVSYIQGEETDEEEEGNHTRSEVESWSADQVAEYLFTVGVEKHHCEVFRDQEITGEVILGMDQTSLFIKAFDLGSVGRRLKTWQKIKNLQDEVNGEGPGSRVLSQSYGSEVGSDAQGKMRSRTNTLTGSTPRYSSNTSQSLSVQTKRSSETPKMDPVQPVSPVSPLMESPNRMFHERRPSAADIRDLHHSRRHSSTDFRLAGASPATPKVSGGTLHGTEVPHKKQPSFDRNWTLGSASNSNHPESSAGQQDNVAVQEPEIQDSAVDLDRGYLSGTDADPRQRNVLKKRESKAPALAESPKTSYTEEQRVRSATTLSRQSRLGSIDSSREAVGILPAAQKYYGLVRRTASTATMESARLSIERNHPTVTKLEGSPEQSRSSPRSALKRLSQVNHPDFNMAGMLKNGFGGLRAASDAITGTERAKVASPVDTPSKDSSIYSPTRTGSTTPSAGRSLDLDQETAKSLSTVATAASAAKQAANRKKTKKETSAYTRGLQKIGPRESIKDADYSGWMKKRSANLMTTWKPRLFVLKGRRLAYYYSEDDQEEKGLIDISFHRVLPADNERLTGFHATLMGASTSPAIPAGSHVQTLADADAERDPTEEGDQMFIFKLVPPRAGLSRAVNFTKPTVHYFAVPNIKQGRLWMAALMKATIDRDDTQAVTTTYQQKTISLTKARQMLHRPPALMNLVEASEDNAGDDKRGPAKEQNGLGISYNEADSGVAGFEKLGLSHIDEGGLGFDEKDGSVPQSA
- a CDS encoding AN1-type zinc finger protein gives rise to the protein MPAPRRLKCSLTECRLPAAPITGDCTFCDGHYCSKHRLLESHKCKNLEDCKKEAFEANALQLEKERTRVIRGV